From the Fusobacterium periodonticum ATCC 33693 genome, one window contains:
- a CDS encoding OmpA family protein, which yields AKRKSTTTIITLLLLLVFSLPTLAALTTTQMRENTIRINALEIKNIDITNIEAPKEMTIVLDERALNFDFDKSVVKPQYFEMLNNLKDFIEQNNYEVTLEGHTDSIGSNQYNIGLSRRRAEAVKAKLIEFGLAEERIVGIEAKGEEYPVATNETPEGRLQNRRVEFRLVQR from the coding sequence GGCAAAGAGAAAGAGTACAACAACAATAATAACATTATTACTTTTATTAGTATTTTCTCTGCCAACATTAGCAGCGCTAACAACAACACAAATGCGTGAAAATACAATAAGAATAAATGCATTAGAAATAAAGAATATAGATATAACTAATATAGAAGCACCAAAAGAAATGACAATAGTATTAGATGAAAGAGCGCTAAACTTTGATTTTGATAAATCAGTAGTTAAACCTCAATATTTTGAAATGTTAAATAATTTAAAAGATTTCATAGAACAAAATAACTATGAAGTAACATTGGAAGGACATACAGATTCTATAGGAAGTAACCAATATAATATAGGACTTTCAAGAAGAAGAGCAGAAGCAGTAAAAGCTAAGTTAATAGAATTTGGATTAGCGGAAGAAAGAATAGTAGGAATAGAAGCTAAAGGAGAAGAATATCCAGTGGCAACAAATGAAACACCTGAAGGAAGACTTCAAAACAGAAGAGTGGAATTTAGATTGGTTCAAAGATAG